The genomic stretch TCATGGTAGTGGGTTGGAGAATGGGAGGAATAAGCCCATAACCATTTAATTACCAACCCCAATTCTgtgattttcaaataaaatatttttctgaaaaagaaCAAGCCTTGGGCAAGACGaagaacttcatttcttttgtgagGGGTGCTGTCATATATTCTGTTTGTATTCACAAAATCTAGTATTTTCTGTTCACTCTTGTACACAGAAAGACAGGCTCCCACTTGCCCCTCCTAACCCAATTCCTTTCCATCACATGTACTCTGTCTTAGCCCCTTTTAATCGACAAAACAGTTGCTcaatcaacaaacatttattgattaTCTTTTGTGTGCCCAGCACTGTTACAATCTTGGGTATACATACAGACAGGTTTAAGATATGATAACTGCCCTCTAAGTACTTACAGTGAACTTTTGAaatcacgcacacacacacacacacacacacacacacacacacacacacacacacgcacacgcacacgcacacacatacacacatgcacacatacacacacatgcacacacacacatgcacacacacacacacacatgcacacacacacacacacacacacacacacacacacacacgagaactATCAAACTATCAATCAAAATTATGACTAGTAAGCATCAAGTGAGTTATATATTGGGTGTTGGAGGAGGGAGAGGTAAGAGCAGGAAGGAGTGGTCAGAGAAGGCTCAATGAAGGCGGTGATGCCGAGCTAGTTCTCCAAGCATGGGGATGACTTAGCTAAGAGGAAATGGCTGCCAGATTGGTAAAGCAGCTTGAACATAGGTAACATGGTGGAAATAGGAAAGGCATGTTAGAGGAAACCTCACTCATGGGCCTTCCTTGCTGGTGCTGAGGTTTTGACGAGATGTGCTGGGTATCTTCTGAAGGTGGTGATATTAGGCTGGTGGGGAAAAGACGTCTCTTGTTTCTGATCCCCACCTGTCACAGACGAAATGGAGTAGTTTAAGACCTTGAAAGTGAAACTGTTTGGCTGAGAACCGTTCTCTGTTCTCCCAACTCAAGCACAATCCCAGGCAGCAGTTCAACTATCACTCAGATCATAGATGTTTCATGCTGGAGACCTTGCAGCCCTGCCAGAGAATCTTCTGATGGGCAATGACATGAGTATTAAAAATGACCAACAACTTATCTGGTGCTATGGTCTTTCAGAGGCTCTCAAGTGTTCCAAGTGTAGACCAACGGGCTGTTTTCCCATTAAGTCTGAAGTTGCTGGTGGGGCTGCCTCTGAAACAGTAGGAGCACGCATGACAACCATCATACGTGTCCACCCAGCTTCTTAGATCCGGAAGTTCTTACTCTTTCTTGGCCAGGGTTAAGTTATCTTTCTTAGTCCTCTACGGTTGGCATACTGAAGGGCAGTTCTAGAAAAACTGGTTTGTTGTTCCCAAGGAAACCTTTGTCTAGGGCTCCAAGTCGTGTGGTTTAGCCAGGAGGCTAGGTCAGACACCCCAGAGAGGGCAGAGGCTTCAGTGGTAGTTGTTAACTGCAGCTTCTTGGCAATTAATTCCTCAGTGGAGTCAAAGTGCTGCAGCCTTGTGCTTTCCTGCAACTATGCTTCCACAAGAGTATGGGAATCAGAGGAAGTGCCCTGAGTGTGATTCTGATGGTCTGGGGGGTCCCATGTTGCCTCCCATCCTATACCCAGTTGCTTTCTTCTGGATGCCATGAGATATCGTTCTTTCCGTTCATTCCAGACCAGTCTGGACATGCTGCATTAATAACAAAGGTGGGAGGGAGGCTTCGGGCCTGCTACTGATCAATCCATTTCTTTGGATGGAGGTTTGAGAAGGGAGCTAGAGCCATGCTCACAGAAGCCACCACTCCTTCTTCTGTCTGTCCCCCAGCAACTGAGTTAAGAGCCAACCTCAACCCGGGAAAAGGTCTTCTGGTCACAGATTGTCAGTGGGATGTGATTAGTGGGTTGGGGGCATGGATTTCCAGGTAAAGCAAAGGTCAGAAGAATGCCTCTGGGTTTAGCCAAAAGTAGCAGAGATGGGATTTGGAGTTTTAGTTTGAGCATTCAGGGTACAGGAGGTGCCTTGGTGAGGCAAGGTAAGGGAAGTAGAAAAGCTGGCTTGGTGAGTATCCTTGGCAATTCAACCTAGATGGTGTCTCACCAGTCCCCATCTTTGCCTTCCCTCCATCCAATGACCACAGTCAGTCTAGCCTCAGCAGCACCTTACACATGATTCAGTGGCAATGTCCCTTGCCTGTGACCCTCAGGGCATTGTCCActacttttttgttgctttttacaGTCCCAgtcaccaccccaccccatccccagctCTGGCCCTGGTTCTTCACACATACCCAGTCAGGCTGTAGGAGTTGAACTCACTCTTGGCTTTGAGCTGTTGACCAGGCCTTGGAGAGCTCCTAGTGGCAAGAGGCTGGGCCTGGTAGCCATCATAGTAGTTGGTACGATTTCCTCGAGGCGAGCAGGAAAAGCAGAGAATAACTCCAGCTACCAGGGAGAACAGGGATGAGATAATGCCCAAGTAAAGCGCCTCTCCAATCTCAAATTTCATGCTGTCTGGAACCAGTGGTGAGTAGAAGTCCCGAAGGATGCCATGAAGATTCCAGGCAACTGGGATAAAACCCAGGATGCCGCCAAGGATGAAGAAAACTCCACCCACTACAGCCACTCTGTCCTTAGCTCGAGATTCCTGGCAGAACACTGTGCATCTCATGCCCACCACAGAGATAATGCAGGCCAGTGAGGACATTGCACTGGATGTCACCATCATGGCCTGGGCAGCCTGGATGTCAGCAGGAAGTCCTAGAAGTGTACTGTAGATGTCACACTGGGTGATGCCTGTGCTGTGCGTAGCACACTCCATCCAGAGGCCCTTGGAAAAGCCAACCGCTGTCACAATGCTGGCACCAACATAAGAACTTGTTCGCCAGTTGGGAAGCAACATGGCAATCGATGTGCCTAAAAGCCCCAAAAGGCCTAGGATGTAGCCCACCAGTTGGACGCCAAGGGAGGCCATGGCAGACCTCTCAATAGAAGTCTCTTCGGAGCCCGTTCTCTTGTCTTTTGGCTGCTGCTCTTGTTTCTTGGATCCCAGCCTCTAATCCCTCATCTCACAGTGTCTCTGGCAAGCTGACTTCTTCCCTCCTTACAAGTATCTGTGGGTGGCCACAAGCAGGCTCAAGAAGGCATCtagaaatccttaaaaaaaaaaaaaaaaccataaaccaGATTAAATATTGACCAGAAGCTTATGAGAAACCAGAAAACGCTGGATGCCTTTTGACCtttgttatctttaaaaataacacatgagaaagaaaaaaaaaactttggaagTAGAGCCAAAATGTCATCACCTCCTGCGTAGGCACATGCTTTAGGTTGGCAGTCAGACAAAGAAAGGCAGGGGCCAGACAGGTGGCTGCTTTCCGAGAAGGTAGTGATGGCAATAGCAGTTGTGGTGTGTTAACTCTACTGCCTGTCTCCAAGGCCTGCTATTTAACATATTGCCAAGCAACCACACCACAGGGCCCCTCAATTGCAGACTGAGGCCAAACTCCAGGAGACTGGATCGTGTGGAACAAGTCTTAGAATGCGGCCTTGGACTCCAGTTTGTTAGAGGCTACTTGAATTGCCAAGTACTGGCTTACCCCAGAATCATTTTGCCTATGGCAATAATGGATTTCCAGGGCGAATCAGGGTGGGAAACAAAGCTTTCTGTCCACTCTCTGAGAGGTCAGGTCTTTTAGCCTTGCTCAGATCCCTCCCTGCAAGGCAGAATAAGAGCCCCAAAAAGGTATAGCACACCGGgtatttcctgtctcctctcctaaCAAATGATCCCATGACCAGCCTCTCAAATGACATGGGAGGACTCTAAAGAAAAACTGTTGAACTCCAGGTCCCAGGGGTCCTCAAGGTCCCTGGCTCGTCAGAGACAGTAGAAAAAGTGGAGGGGAGGGAATCTGCTCCAGTAGTAGAGGACTTTGCAAAAGGTAGGCAGACATTCAGTGATTGATGGGATTTTGCAGTGTTAGGCGATTTCGCCGTTTCCAAGGCTCCAGATTCAGAGGTCAAAGTAACACTCCTCCAGCACCTTCTGCAAGACTGTTCAGTCCACAAATTTTCAACCCAATACACCATTG from Cricetulus griseus strain 17A/GY chromosome X, alternate assembly CriGri-PICRH-1.0, whole genome shotgun sequence encodes the following:
- the Cldn2 gene encoding claudin-2, producing MASLGVQLVGYILGLLGLLGTSIAMLLPNWRTSSYVGASIVTAVGFSKGLWMECATHSTGITQCDIYSTLLGLPADIQAAQAMMVTSSAMSSLACIISVVGMRCTVFCQESRAKDRVAVVGGVFFILGGILGFIPVAWNLHGILRDFYSPLVPDSMKFEIGEALYLGIISSLFSLVAGVILCFSCSPRGNRTNYYDGYQAQPLATRSSPRPGQQLKAKSEFNSYSLTGYV